TTGGCATCCTCGGTGGGACCCTTCGTGAAGGCATCCCCCAAGTCTAGAGGTACGCATTAGATTTGTCTCGTGACTGGAGCCATTTGTGCATAATACTAGTGAGTATGTGCCGAATTCAGCGCAGCAATGTTTGACGATCTCATAGGCTTCCTCAAGGCCCAAGGCTTCGAAAAGAGGTTCCTAGAGAGAGCAAGGAGCATGCCACACTTTTGGATCGGGACTCGACAGCACAGGAATCTGGCGTTCCTCGATTGCAAATCGGACCTTCCGACAAGGAGCTCTTTGACATGTACGAGTAATCTGAACAAGATCGtacctcttcccatttaCGATTAATATTGATGACACGATAACGCACTATAATACCCCTTGTGTCCACATCTAAGTGAATCAATCAATACATACATCCAATGTTCCATCCCAACATTGCCTGCGGAAAAATTCTTTACATTATTGTGCATTATGATACGAAAATTAATCTCCTAGGTAACTGAAGATTACCAACACTGAAGATGGACAATCAgttatcttcctctctttaAGTCTTTTGGAAGACCTTCCAGCTCCCCTGTATCCATACTTTTGCCCCATACAACAAACAAGCGCATAAGACGCTTAATCCACCGCAGAACCCAATCGAAATGAGGTATTGATCCGCCCCTGTTCTGCCGTAATGGTTCGCCGAGTAATCCATTAAAGCGATGGCTATGGGCTGTCCCACCAAGGCTGGTACCACCAGACTTAACCAGAATATGCTGAGAGCACTGGCCAAATCTTTTACTCCCACTATCTTCGCCACGACGGGCGTTGCAGCACTCCAAATCGTCCCTCCTGTCATCCCTTGCACAACTGCGTAAAAGACCAGCACGCCAAAGCTCCTCGCAGGCAGCCAAATACAGAGCGTGGAAATACCGCAAATGAGATAGCAGGTGACAGTGAGATTGATACGCCCGCCGGCATCAAGGAAATAACCCCAGAGCGGACGGCCGATCATTTGTCCggcggagaggatggattgAAGGGCAGCGCCTTGGGTTTGCGTAAGGTTGAGACCATGAGtggcaaaggaagaaagggaataGATGGCGATGAAATAGGACATGACTGAAGGAAGGTCAGCGCAACTGTTACTTAAAAAAACAAATCACTTGACTTGCTACAGAAGACACCCCAAAGCCACACCCATAAGAACCCTCCGTGCCATAACCACTTAAGTTCCAGTGGAGCCTGCCTTGCCCCAATGGCCTTGTGTCGACCTCTCAAGAGTAATAAGCCAGGTAACAAGAGAACAAGCGAGATACACCCATTTATGATGAGTGCCCACTTGACGGAGAGTTTTTCAAGTAAGATGCGGGTAGTGTTGGAAAGAATCAAACCGCCTAGGCCGGAGCCTGACGCAGCTAAGCCttgggcaagggcaagtcGACGATGGAACCAATGTGCTACCAGAGGCTGTACGGGCACTAGGGTCATACCAAGTCCTGAAGCAAAGTCAGCACAGAATAACTACTAGAAAATATATACCATACCTATACCGAAGACAATACCTTGACAAACAAGGAATGTTCCGAAGCTATGGCAAATACCGGCCATACATTGCCCAAGCACAATGCACACCGTACCTAAGAGTATTTTTTTAGTCACTGCTTGTAAGTCACTCCAACCATTAACCTACCAATAGAGAGGGCGACTCTAAAGCCAAATTTTCTTGAAATATAATTTGATATTGGCCCACACAGCAGACACACGGCAACACTCAACCCTCCAACCCAAGCATATCCTAAGGTCGTCCCTCCGGCAAAATAATTATTGGACGCATAGTATGCGGAATAGACACCATAAGTAGTGTTTACACCTGTTCCAAGACAGTTTCAGAGTCGCACAAAGCGCAAGGAGACAATCTTGATGACTCACCCCATGTCCCAGCATTCATGGCCATTACACACATGATTATTACccatccatatcctccaTCAGGCGCATCTGACTCTCCACCCAGCGGCAGCACTGTGGGTTGCGGTTCTGGTGCAACCAACTCCTTGTCGCTACTTCGGTATCTTTCTCGATttggttgagcttgagcttcgAGATGGGCTTCGGTCGTGCAAGTAGTGATCTTTGAAGGGTTCTCTAGCTCGATATCGTCGAACTTGGTTTCGATTTCATATTGAGAATTTGCTTTCGACATGATATCACAACCTTTGATCGCTAACCAAACGAGTAGGGGATTATAGTTGCCGAACGTGTTATAACTCTTTATATGTCTATATACGCTACCGCTTgatcatccccatctcccatGCTCCTATTAACTATACCAATAACGTTCAGTTTGGAGCCCCTCAACAGGATGGTTGAGGCGACTATTCTGATTCTCAAATTTCTGGAGGAAGCGGAGGTTAACAAGATATGCCGATTCAAGAAAAGCCGAGTAAACCGCGAAGGAAAAATGGCGCCGGTGTTACGGTCGGTGGCAGAGTGGTTATTGCGCGTTTGATGACTCGACTAACCGAGCTGATAAAGATGATTAAGAAGGCGCGCTTGTATGGAACAAGGGCGTAGACAAACACATGACAGTCGTTGCAGATAAAAGCCTGCAGAAGTCGAGCGGAATGTTTGCGGGCCCCAACCACCCTGAGAAAGAGTTTTATGAGGGTTCGTTCGGCTATCTGCGATAGCTGCCGAGCCACCACGGGGACCGCCGACAGCCTTCCTTTGGACGGGGATTCCGTCTTTGCATTGATTTCCAAAGGAGAGCGAGCAAACTGCAAATGCTGTCCGCAAGTACTATGGATAACGGATGATGTATTCGACAATGACGGAAATGTTCGCCTTTCAGTAGAACTTAGATCTTTTATCAACCGATATGGGCCCAGCAGCAAATACGAAAAGATAACGAAACACGGCTCGGGACAATGGGGAAAtaggtttttttttgttcttatgaaagaagagaaaatgaatgACGCTAATAATTAATAATATGGTTAAATGGTGGGAGTGAAGCGTGTCGGTTCAGTAACTCGAGCTTGTGTAAATAAATTCAATTAGTTATTAACTGAATGTCGGAAATTAAGGATAAtaaagaggaaaggcaTAATTAATAAATTTGAAATCAATAAATTTAACAAAAATGGCAAGGATGTCCCTTGATTATGCTGTAAAGGTAATtagggggagggggagggggcaAACtgcagaagatggaagttCGCGGGTTTCTTCTGCAGTTTACAGGTGAGAGTGAAGCATCTACGGTGGCGAGATAGTCCGCACGAATCTTTTCCCGTAGGAACCATCTTTCATACAAAATATTATTAATATGCCATCATATAAAGGCAGTCACCAGTCGTGGTCCTATACATAATAGTACCAACCATTATTGACCACTCATCTTAACTATTTATCTATGAAATCGGAGTTTAGTACGTGTCCGTGGCGGCCATCGCCGTCGACGGAGATAATAACACTTCAATAAGTAAGATGAGGCAGgaagcaacaacaacttATATGCACCAAACAACCAGTCTGTTGTCTTTGATTCGAATTTTTGCTGTTGACCACTTTTTCCCAACGgccctcatcatcaaataGATAAGCAATGGCTCCGTCACCAGGGAAGATACATCAGCTTCCAGGTAGGTTACCGCTGCAGTCTCAGATTAAATGGCTGACACAGAGTAGTCAAGGTGTTGTATAGTCTCGACacttctccccattcctACGTAACGGTACTCAGCAATCTTCAGGAAGTTTATGTCCATTATGATGTTAGACCAGGATCCGGTTCAAATcggggagaaggaggactGCTGGGTAGCTGCCTTTTGAAAGGCGTTGCTAGAGCCATTTGTTTTGCCAGGCAAGTTTCAGAATCTCTCCTTCGTACAATGACCCCAATAACGAGGTGTTCATAGTCCGGAATGTATTCCGAACCAAGCTTCACTCGATTTCTCGGTATACAACCTTGATCCTGCACAAAGGTCACCAGCTCCGCGCGCATTTGCCTCTTCAGAAGAGTCTACTTCGTGGACAGGTCGAGGGTTTTTATCATGGGCGCTCTCTGAATCTTCACCGGGTTCGACGATCATCAAGGGACGCTTGATCCAGGATTACGAGTTTTCATGCTCACAGTTCACGCCAGAAGGTGGACTTGAAGGTCTTGTGGCGGCTGCCAATGCGGGTCCACAATCAAGAGAAGACAATGGCAAGGGATGGGGACTTGAGGTCAGCATATCGTTGCGACAAGTCAATCCCGAAGGCAAGGCAGAATTTAAGGGACGTaaagagtttgaagagtCTCTAGCGAAAGGTACTGGTACTGCAGGAAGTCCGGCGAGCACACCCGGAATTTTGAACTCCCCAGCAGTACGGAGATTTACCAGTCAACAGAATGTCGGTAGACAAGTGCCTGTTGGACaggcaaaggagaaagtCCTTTCGCAGACACAGTCTCAAGCCCAACCACAAAATAGTGGCTCAAGTCAAGGCCAAAACCAATCCCAACGGCAGTCACAGACGACCGAAAAGCTTCAAAACCAAACCGGACCTCTAAGCAGACCAGCATCTTCGATGGGCAACCGAACCTCGTCTTCCGGTATACCGCCGTCGTCTTTTCCTGGTGACCCCGCGTCGTCAGGTTCAAACCAGTTTTCAAGCCGtgcatcttccaccattccactgcctccaccgcctcctCAGCGCCAGTCCACCAATCCTCAAAATGCCGCCACCTCTGCGGAGAGCAGTgcaactgctgctgcccGTTTTCGTCAAGTCACTCCACCCCCACCACTTCGTTCAaaatctcctcctccatctacTCCATCCCGTAAACATCTTcacgctcttcttcgtgCAGACGGGATGATGTCACCCGAGCTCGCCCGCCATTTAGCTTCAAATCCGACATTGAGGAATCTGTTGAAGGCAGTGCCGAATAATTCGAAAGTGTTCACACAGTTAAGAAGCTTTTCAGGTTTGATGGGAGataaggggaagaagaatgagacGGGGCAAGGGGGAAGCATTGGTGCtgctggaggaagaaatagAGAGGCGGAagttgaaagagaggatTCACCTACAGAACCCACAACTCCAACACCGAGCTTACCACAACCAAACACGCCGTTGACCGTAACGCAAAATAggtcagcagcagcgggCGCACAGGGTGGTGGGTGCTGTAACTGTGGTACAATGCAATCTGATTGCTGGAGGATtcgaaagatgaaagacgGACCACCTAGAAAGGTTTGCGATGGTTCGTagtttcttcctctacaTTGCCAAAAGCCCCCTCTGATAACTAACACTGACCAACCACTTACAGATTGCGGAGTGTACTTCAATGAACACAAGAAGATGCGCCCTCCTGAATTGTGGAACCCCAAACCCGCTTTAACCAATGGCCTAGGACGAAGTCAGACTGCTGGGCCATCCTCGACCACGGGCAAGAGCAATAATGCACCGGATCATAAGCGCCGTGGACATAGTCATGACCTCTTCTCGGACGGCCCTACATCTGGGCTACGTTCGTCTCCCCGTTTAAAACGGCGTTCGTCTTCAgaccatcctccttcatcttcccattcccattaCAACACTCGCTCTCATCcacctcaacctcctcctcacaCCCTCCCATCACATGCACATAGTATCCAAGGTCATGGGGCTGGAAGCAGTGATGCTGGAGGACATAGCCCCAGCTCGTCAAGCACGACCGGTCATCCGATGGAGAGCCCACGGAAAAGATATAAACCCAAGACTGGTGTTGCACCGAGCCCGAGGATGGCGACGAGAGCTAGTACACGAGCGACTGTGGGTACGCCGTCAGACTTTTCGAGCGAGGTGTTTGGTTTTTCGCCGAGGACCATTACCGGGGAGAGTAGTGGACATGGGCATGGTCACTCCCATGGAAGTGGGTATGGAAGCACGAGTAGCACGCCTCATCCTGCACCTACACCTTCATCACAGGCCAATCCGACCCCAAATCCTTCGCATCCCACTCCCAACCCCGTGCATCCTGCCTCGAATGGATCACACCCAACACTCAACCCTTCACATGCAACGCCTGACCCCAATCCGATCCAGCCTCCGGCTCATTCGCACCCTCAAACACATCGACCGCAATCCCAAGGACCATCTGATCTTGATACGGAGTTTGACATCAACGCGTTCCTGTCATCGATGGATACTACGACCATTGGTGTGGACAATTTTGATCTAAATAGCCTGTTCACCGGAAATGATGGACAGGAGTTGAATGGCGAGCTAAATCAGGAGATAATGGACTTATTAGCAGGttgggaggggaatgcgGATGGGCAAGGGCAGGAACAAGAGCAGGGCGAGGCGCGGGCGACTTGAATTTGCGTGTAGGGTCATAACAACCTTTCTCAATTTCATGTGAATCATTTTCACAATATATTTACTGTATGGAAAGTAATATGTACGAGATTGGTGGCGTGTTGTTTTGTTTATTCAAACGGGTGCGATGCATAGCGTACAGACATGACCAAAATGTACAGGTATGATAAATATATGAAAAACTAGATAACCTAGAAGAAGCGCTTCCAAGCGTGTTTTTCGAattccttgatcttgagaGCCTTCCTCTTGGGCCTACACGAAAAGTCAGTGATGCTAACAAAACATGATAGGAAAAATACGTACAACTGAGGAATACGAGGCTCAACAAGTGCTCGCTTCTGCAAAGCCAGGAATCGATCTTTAAACAAGTTGCCTTCCGGTTTAACCTGTCGCAGACTTTCTGCCAAATCCTCGCCCAGCTGCACTtcaaccctcttcttttgaacTCTATACTTTCctaccttctctccttcctgcttgccccttctctccttttccttcttggcaagCTTCGCtatcctctccttctcggcttgttccttctgcttcctctcAACTTCCCTCTTAAACGCTGCAAGGGAGGAAACAGAATTGGCTAGTTTAcgcttctccttttcttgtCGAGCCGCTTCTTCAATTGCACGTTGTCGTGCTTGACGGTTGCGCTGGGCAGTAGTCTTGCGCTTTGaagctttcttctctggcAAATCCTGATCTCCACTGGactcctcgtcatcggaTTCGCCATCGCCGACCAACATGCCTTCGGCAAATTCTGATCGCTCAATATGTCTGCGCGCTTCGACGACAGAACCAAATTTCTCAATAAGAGcagcttcctccttttcacGCTCAACAGCGGCAAGTTCTTCCTTGTAGGCTTCGTCAATGAGTTTAGCGTGAGACTCGGCAGAAGGGTTATAAGAAACGCCACCCTCAGGAGTCTCGACCGCCTTGTCTACAGAACCGAGATAGGCGGCTCGCTGACGGGCGATAGTCACGGgcaccttgaccttcttctttacaATGGTCTCCTCTCCAAAGCCACCCTCGACTTCAAactcctgctcttcttcccacaCATCATTTTCCACAGGCCCCCTGGTCTTAATATCGGCACTTGCTAAACCAGTGCCGTCGGAGAAAGCTTGAGTCTTACGAGCGATGCGCTTGAGACGCTCCTTCTCGGccgaggagaggagaggttttttcttttgagGAGCAGTTTTAGATACTCGAGAGGTGAGCGAGGGAATAGCAGAGCGTTCGGATAGGATAGCAAGGGATCTGAGTGGCTTATGTTGACGTTTCGCTTTCGCGCCGACTTGAGCATCACCGACAACATCGACCGTGAACAGTTCGTTACTGGACTTAGTAGCCATCGGTCCACTGTCATCTTATCAGCTACCGGATCTTACAACACATCCAATGTAGGACAACCTACCCAGTAAccctttcatcttccctagccttctccaacgcctcctcttcgtgCGTTATGTCAatgttcttcctccatgCCTTCTTACCCTTTCTCGACGACTGTGAGTGGGTTGCAGGAGCTCCCAGGTCGTGCGCTGGCGCctttcccttgcctttTGACTTGGAATTAGCTGAAGGCCGGTCATAAGGTTTAGCGTGGGTCCTAGTTGACGCTCTGGGGGCCATTTTTGCAGTTAATCCGTTTGCACAAGGTGTTGAAAGATTTTGGACACGGATGATGGCCCAAAAACAAAATCCGCGTTCAAACTTTTTTTTAAGATATATTTAAGATATATCTAATTTCTTAGTTAATTTATCCCGAAATGTCGAAGTCATCCGAGCAAAACGTCCACTTACTTTCGAGttgcaaaaaaaaagacaataCCAACTAGAAAATGAGCTCAAGGCCCATCGTGCGCTTCGGTCAGACTTCCCTCTCGAGGGGAATTGCAACCTCGGCGCCCACTTTCGCCCCTAAGAAAGGTGCGTGCACTCTCGAGGTCTTAGTTTTCTGTTTGGAAGTTGTGTACTGATGGTGAAATCGCAGCTGCCGCTACCACAGCTAAAGCCAAGCAGGGTTTCGctcgaaagaagaaggacgcTTCTAGTGGAAGTGGCGGAGGAAGCGTGAGCTGCAACCGGAATGACATGGAAGAAGTAAGGCTAATATGAGGTATAGAACAACATCGCTTTGAGATACTCTATGTCTGCGAACCCACCAGACCTTTCTGATCTTCCTAGGCTCAACCCTGTATGTAGCTAACACTTGGAAAAGGGCGAATTTGACGAACAACAATAGGATAAGTTCCGAAAAGACAACGTTGGCAAGCctaccatcttctcccaggACGTCCAAGACAAGCTCAAGTCTTTCGGCTTGCCCTCAAAGATTGACAAGGAATATGCTTCTGCTGGTGGACCTGCTAGTGTTGTGAGAGAGGCTACTTTGGACCTTGTGAAGCGCGTGGAGGGTGCAAAGACTGGAAGTAGCAAGCTTGCAAGATACATTCTTAGTGCGTAAATCGGCTTGTTTCTAGCGGGTGTGAGCTAATAATAACTGAAGCTGGTGAGCGAGGAAGTGGTAAAAGTGTTCTCTTGGTGCAGAGCGTCGCCTATGCTATCGAGTCCGGATGGATTGTCCTGTATTCTCCCCGAGGCACGTATACAGTCCCATTTAAAGGTATAAATAGCTGCTAACTATTTGACAGCCTCAAAATGGGTAAATTCAACCTCCCAATACATCTACGACCCTGAAACCAAGACCTACGCTCAATGGGAATCTGCACAAAACATTCtttctgttcttcttgagaCCAATAAGGACAAGCTCAGCGCTATTGAACTTTCAGAAAGTGTGGACCTCACGAAGGGCAAGAGCGTGAAGGCTGGAGAGAGCGTGGCCATTTTGGCTCAGCTGGGTGTGAAAGACGATAGGTCAGCCGTCAAGGTTTTGGAAGCTGTTGTTGATGCACTGGAAAAACAGACCAAGTGCGTAGCCTAGCGTCATGAAATGAAATTGAGCTAATTCTATGTAGATTCCCCGTTTTGTGGGCTATTGATGAGGCTCAAACTCTCTTCAACACCTCCACGTACCGTGCCGCTGACTACACTCCCATCGAACCTTACCATCTCTCTACTCCTCGTCTTGCGCTTGACTTTATCGCTGGTAGACGATCCTTCGTATGTTATCATCTCATTTTCTTGAAGCATTACTGACATTAGGCATAGTCTCGAGGCGCAGTTGTCACCTCCTTATCCCTATCCGATCCCTCtaaccttccttcccccgCACTTCGATCCgccctttctctctcttcatctaccCCTCTTACTCCTTATACCCCCATCAACCCCTACCACCTTGCTCACGCCGAGAGTCTCACTCCCATCAACGTTCCTTACGGTATGAACTCTGAAGAAGCGGCGGGTCTTTTCGAGCTTTTCGCCAAGAAGGGTTGGGCTCCTAATGGATCAGATGAGTTGTTCATGGAGAGTTTTGTGGCCAGTCAAGGGAACCCTAGGGAGATGGGCAAGGGTTTGGGGAAGACCTTTATGCCGCTTACAGCTTAAATTGATTTTCGCCATGCATCGGTATCAAAAGGATGCATATTATCTTAGCAATAATCCCCTTCAAACGGGAATGACACTAACCAGACAGTTGATCAATTCTAAATTATCCTTGCTGTCAAGATCTTGCTTTTCACCTGGTGTCGAAGACAATAGGTGCTTGATTATGCAACAGTTGACaacgaaaagaaaggatCGATTCAAGAACACTTTTATCCTTAAGAAACCCGACGTTCCGATTACCAATCGAAAGTTCTAACCAAGGTAACCAATGTAACCAATGTAATCAATGTGTAACTAGTGATCCCGGCCTCACGACGTAAGGACGTAACAAAGATAATGCAACCAATAAATGGATTGCAGAATAAGAAGCCGTTCATTACCATTGACAAGATTGCATGGACTTGAAAGCTCTACGGTGAAGTATAACGAAGAATGATGGCAATGAAAAACGGCTGGTCAAGCGCAATGTGAAGTCTTATAATCTAACGTGCTAAAGAACCAAAAATTCACTTGTAGCTAAAGCATTCGGCGATAATACGACATGACCATACGGTTCCCATGGTAAAATGAGTGGCTCAAAATACCTGGTAAGTAACATAATGAACTTTTCATGATCTAGCCAGGGTAAAGGGTATAGACGACTCATTAAATCGCAAGCGTATTACATAAAGTCGATTTTCAAGGCCCATAAGGATAACACAAGCATCTTTCGAACATCGTTACCCTCATCTAGAATTCTCGTCAACTCATGTGTGAGAACTCTAACGATCATTTGGCCAGAAGAAATGGGGCCAATCCAGATGATATATCCATTTTGAGCTGACTTTGAGTGCGCTGATATCGATATATTTGTACGCGTCCATCCCGTCTCCATACGGGTCCCATAATGTCACGCTAATAAAACATTCATTAGCTCTGGGTCCCTTAAAAACATTGTTATATGTATAGAAACATACTTTGAGTTACCAGTAATAGTGCTGACGGTATAGTATTGGTCTTTGGTGAGAGATGAATCCGGTGTATCCGTTGTGTAAATAAGAACGGGCGATCCATCTACCTTTTGCATGAAGTCCACTAATCTCACAAGATCAGCAAAACTTCCAAAAGCAATTCAATGAAAcaggagaaaagggaaaactCACACCATGTCGCATCATCATCCGGAATACTTTCCCTCACAGCATACTTCCCTGTCAAATAAACCAACCCCCACACACctgcctcctccaccctcgtACGATTTGTCTCAGTCTTGCTTgacatcaacatcttctctttaAAGCCTCCCTCTCTATCGGTAGTGTAATAAACCCCGTCACCGCCCATATTCTCTATGGCTACATCAAGTGCTCCTCCCAACCACCCTCCTTCGGCCGAGTTATCTGCTAGAGCAGTGTTCGCCTCTTCAAAGGTGATGACTGACGCAAATGGTTGAAGGGGTGCGGACCAAACTGTGAATGCGGCGCGAGTGGTGTCGTACAAGGTGCCTTGTATGTCAGATACAAGAGAGAGCGGCCACATGTGGTTGCATTTCGAAATGGCGCACAGGGCAGAAACGAGCCAATCTGCACCAGAGTTGCATTTATAATCTGTACACCTTGCAACCCCATCAGAGCCGACGAGGGCGGAAGTGggggcagaagaagacgaagaactAGGGCTAGCAGgggtggaggcagaggcagaggcagaggcagaggcagaggcagaggcagaggcagaggcagaggcagaggcagaggcagaggcagaggcagaggcagaggcagaggcagaggcagaggcagaggcagaggcagaggcagaggcagaggcagaggaagattggTCTGTCGCAGTAGCCAAAGCAGTAACCGACTCTGACGAGCCTTTAGTAGAACTGACTGATGCCGAACCTGGTATAAAAGTCTGTGAACCGTCTGTCACACTTGCGAAAGCCCCCGCCCCAATTTCGCTTGTCACAGATACATCTAAACTCACATTGCCACTCTCATCAGGACACTCAATCCCGTCTGAAGCGGTATTCGAGGTCGCCGCTGGTGCAGCAGTGGTTACAGTGACCGAGGGCACCAGAGAGTCAGAGTTGGAAACCGATTCAGACTCTTCTGGACAGTCATCCAGCTTCAAGGTGGTGGGGGATTTCTGTGGGATGGAGGTGACGTACGGCTCGGCACTTGTGACAGCCACTGAAGTTTCGTCCGGACAGTCAATGATAATTTCTGAAGCAGATGTgactgcagcagcagtagCTGAAGTGATTTCAGCAGCGCTAGTTATGATTGCCGAGGATGTTGATCCTGGCAGAGTTTCGGAGGGAACTTCAAAGGTAAATTTCGCGGAAGTGCCTTCGGAGGCGCCTGTACTTGGGGAGAGAGTGAAACCTTCGGTATCgacgaatgaagaagggggtGCGTTCCCAATGACTATCCCGACGCTCTTACATAAGGAATTCGCCTCAACATCACGTAAAGATAGGTATAAACGGGCACTCACCCTGCAGTGGGAATATGAACGATAATAAAATGAGTGGCAGTTGGCGCATCCTGCTCTCCGGATAGAGTGCTAGTTGCTGGAATTATAAAGTAACCTGTCAGGCTTATGCTAATGTGTGATGATACTGTTCATCAGTATATCATTAACAATATCTGCATATATGGGATTGACAAGTCAAGGTATGCCGTCTGTATTCCTCAAGAGGCGATTTACCTCACAAGGGAAGTGAAAGTCTGGGGAGTATGTGAAGGGAGCGTTGTATTCCGCGACATCCGTGTCGTAACTTTGCTTGCAGGAACCTTGACAGAGAAATTTTGCATACAGTTGCTTGGGCGTTTGGGAAAAGTCTTGGGGGGGGGCCCTTCCTTTTTAGGAGTAATTTTCGGATCCTTTGACTAGGTTGACAAGGGGCATTTCAATATGAAATAAAGGGATGGACGTGTTGAATGATTTGCATTCCTGCAGAAAATGAGCGATAAAACCACGTGTCTAGTAACCGGTCACTAGCAGTCTAAAATGCCAAGAGGGGTATCGATGCATGTTGTACAATTGTATTACAGGTCGCTAATATCTCATCTAGGCATCtaacaacaaacaacatTTCATCAGCATTCTTCCAGCCTTTTTATACTGCTTCTGCAAACACAATACACGAAAGTGAATTTGCGTACCTGAATGCCCGCCTCCTTCCGCCATGCTTCAaactccttttccttctcctgatAGCTCTGGACCAAGGAATCTAACACTTCCTTGATACCAGAATGTGTCGTCTCCAAGGTTGGCACGACATCTTGCACAGAGCGCTTGACGAGGGTGCCGCCTATAAGACGGTAGCATGTACGTGATGGTTCGGATGATTTTAACGGGCGGAGAGTAGAGAGGACCAAGCTGTtataaagaaaaaaactATCAGATTGGTGTAAAGCAGAAGGAACGCCAGATGTGACGCACGAGTATTCGTCCATCTCCGATTCCAGCTCTCCGATCTTCTGGGCAAGATTTTGAAGCTCGGTTCTGTAtctttggaagat
This DNA window, taken from Cryptococcus deuterogattii R265 chromosome 3, complete sequence, encodes the following:
- a CDS encoding nucleolar protein 53, which codes for MAPRASTRTHAKPYDRPSANSKSKGKGKAPAHDLGAPATHSQSSRKGKKAWRKNIDITHEEEALEKAREDERVTGGPMATKSSNELFTVDVVGDAQVGAKAKRQHKPLRSLAILSERSAIPSLTSRVSKTAPQKKKPLLSSAEKERLKRIARKTQAFSDGTGLASADIKTRGPVENDVWEEEQEFEVEGGFGEETIVKKKVKVPVTIARQRAAYLGSVDKAVETPEGGVSYNPSAESHAKLIDEAYKEELAAVEREKEEAALIEKFGSVVEARRHIERSEFAEGMLVGDGESDDEESSGDQDLPEKKASKRKTTAQRNRQARQRAIEEAARQEKEKRKLANSVSSLAAFKREVERKQKEQAEKERIAKLAKKEKERRGKQEGEKVGKYRVQKKRVEVQLGEDLAESLRQVKPEGNLFKDRFLALQKRALVEPRIPQLPKRKALKIKEFEKHAWKRFF
- a CDS encoding mitochondrial carrier protein — translated: MSSRPIVRFGQTSLSRGIATSAPTFAPKKAAATTAKAKQGFARKKKDASSGSGGGSNNIALRYSMSANPPDLSDLPRLNPDKFRKDNVGKPTIFSQDVQDKLKSFGLPSKIDKEYASAGGPASVVREATLDLVKRVEGAKTGSSKLARYILTGERGSGKSVLLVQSVAYAIESGWIVLYSPRASKWVNSTSQYIYDPETKTYAQWESAQNILSVLLETNKDKLSAIELSESVDLTKGKSVKAGESVAILAQLGVKDDRSAVKVLEAVVDALEKQTKFPVLWAIDEAQTLFNTSTYRAADYTPIEPYHLSTPRLALDFIAGRRSFSRGAVVTSLSLSDPSNLPSPALRSALSLSSSTPLTPYTPINPYHLAHAESLTPINVPYGMNSEEAAGLFELFAKKGWAPNGSDELFMESFVASQGNPREMGKGLGKTFMPLTA
- a CDS encoding prefoldin subunit 2, coding for MPPKAPTNAQEASIIFQRYRTELQNLAQKIGELESEMDEYSLVLSTLRPLKSSEPSRTCYRLIGGTLVKRSVQDVVPTLETTHSGIKEVLDSLVQSYQEKEKEFEAWRKEAGIQMPR